In Candidatus Eisenbacteria bacterium, the genomic window CGGAAAGGTCGACCCCGGGTTGACGCGGGAGGCGGTTCGTCGTTCCGGCGGCGTGCCGGCGCGGCTGGAGGGGCTGGCCAGGCGGTGGATCGCGCGCGGGCGCGTGCGGCGGAAGTACGGATCCTTCACGCTGTCCGAGACTCCGGCGCCGGGTGACGACGCGGGCGCCGGGGAGGAGAGCGCCGTCGGGCTCGATCCCGCCGGGCTTCCCCCGCGGGCGGCGCTGCTGGCCGCCGCCGTCGCCCTCTCGCCCATCGCGGGCGACGCGCCTTTCTATAGGAGGCTTCTCGGCGTTCCCGAGGAGGACTGGCCGGTGCTGGTGAACGCCCTGGTCGGGCGCGGGTGGATCCGGATCGATCCCGATCCCGCCGGCGATCGCTACTCCTTGAAAGACGAGGCGTTCCGCCCGGCGTTGGCCGGGATGATTTCGGCCGACACGCGGACGAAGCTGCATCGCGCCGCGGCGCGGCTCCGCGCGGAGGAGGAGAAGAGGGGGGTGGAGGGAGCCTCGCTGATCGTCGCGCACCACCTGGCGGGCGCCGGATCGTTCGCGGCGGCGAGACGGAAGCTCATGAAGGCGGCGGAGGGGATGGAACGTCTCTTTCTCTTCCGGGACGCGGCGCGGCTTTACCGGCGCGCCTCCGCCGTCGATCCCGGGAGCATCGCTCCCGGCGAGAGGGCGAAACTCCTTCTCCGGCTCGCCGAAACGCGGTTCCGGGCCGGCGAGACGCGGGGCGCCCGGGCGGCGGCGCGGCTTCTCCTCGCGTGGGGCCGCGACCGTGGGATCGATCGGTCCACGATTATCCGGGCCGGGCTTCTGGACGCCTGGATCTTCTGCAATCAAGGGAATCCCGGGCGCGCGGAGAAGAAACTCCGGGCCCTTCTGAGTCCCCCGGAGGGACTGTCACCGCGGGACCGGGCGGCGATCCTTCGCGATCTGGGGTGGGCGCTGCTCGACCAGAACCGGAAGGAGGAAGCCGGCCGGGCGCTCCGATCGGGGCTGGAGGCGCTCAAGGGAACGCGCGAGAGGGTGCTGAAAGGTCAAATCTTCAACCGTCTCGGAGCGATCGCCTATAACGGCCACGACTGGGCGCGCGCCATCACGTTTTACCGGCGGGCGGTCCGCGTCTTAGAGGGAACCGCGCCCGGCGAGGCGGTCCCCCCCTTGTCCAATCTGGCGCTCATTTATTATTGGACGGGGCGGCTTCGCGATGCGCGGGAGTCGATGGAGCGGACCCTCCGGATCGCCCGGGAGACGGGAAACCTGATCGAGGAGGCGCGCATCTCGGAGGATCTGGCCCGCGTGTTCGCGCGTCTGGGCCGTTGGGAGGAAGCAGGTCGTCTTTTTCACGAAGCGTTCGTCACCTTCCGGGAGTACGGCGAGAGCGCTCACGAGGCGACCACGCTCCTCAGCATGGGGCACGCGGCCCGGGAGAGGGGAAGGCTCGTCGAGGCGCTCCGCCTCTCCGAGGACGGTCTCCGGATCGGTCGCCGGATCGTCAAGCCGATGCGGCTCGTCGACGGATTGAATCTGCTCGCGCTCTGTCACATCGCCCGGGAAGAACCGGATCGCGCGGAGGCGGTCCTCGCGGAGATCGAATCGCTCGCGCCGGGGGGATTGGGGGGGCGTCAGCTCGCCCTGAACACGCGAACCCGGGGGAGGCTCGCCCGCCTGAGGGGAAGTTACGATGAGGCGGAAGTGCTTTTCGAGGAAGCGCTCCGCCTTTTCAAGTCGCAGAAGGCGAAACTCAACCTCGTTGAAACGCTTCTGATGATCGCGGCGTGCCGTCTGGATCGGGGAACGGGCCGCTCGCCTCTGGAGTCGCTCCGCTACGCCGAGCGCGCAATGAAACGGGAGGAGTATCCCCTGTTCGCCGTCCGGCTCCGTTTGTTGAAGGGGCGTTACGAGGAGAGCAGGGGACGGATCGCCGAGGCGGAAGCGCTCTACCGAGGGGTCGTGCGCGACGCCCGGCGGTTGGATCTCCGGATCGATCTGGCCGAGTCACTCGCACGACTGGGCGCCGTTTTCGCCGCGCAGGGGGCGAAGCGGCGGGCGAAGCGTCGTCTCGAGGAGGCGAAATCCCTTTACGACCGGATCCGTTTCGTCACTCCTCCTCCATTCCTCTCCCGTCTGCTGGCGAGCCTTCCCGGCCGGGAGGAAGCGCTCGGCGAAAGTTTTCAGACGATCTGCCGCATCTCGGAGGTGATCAATTCCCGGCGCGACGAGGAGCAGGTCCTCGCTTATGTGTTGGATCAGGCGGTGGATTACCTTGGGGCGGAGAGGGGGCTGATTCTGCTGCGCGAGCCGGACGGTCGTCTCTTGCCGCGCAAGGCGCGTTCCCTGGAAGGAGAGAACCTGGCGGACGTGAGCCGATTCAGTCGCACCGTCTTCGGCATGGCGGAGCGATCCGAGGAGCCCTTCGTCACGGACAACGCCCTTCGAGACGAGCGGTTCAGCGGCGCGGAGAGCGTGGCCTCCTTCAGCATTCTCTCCGTGATTTGCGCGCCCATCCGCTCCCGCGACCGGTTGATCGGAGCGATCTACCTCGATCATCGCGAAACGGAGGGCGTCTTCTCGCCGCGCGACGTGAGGATCCTCGAAGCTCTCTCCCATCTCACCGGCATCGCGTTCGAGAACGCCCGCTACCGGCGCCTGTTGGAGAGCGAAAACGAGATGCTGCGCGAGGAGATCGACAGGCGGGAGCACGTCCACGACATCGTCACCGAGAGCCCGGTCATGAAAGGGATCCTCGACCGGCTTCGCCGGGCGGCGCGGGGGCGCATGCCGATTCTTCTCCTCGGGGAGACGGGCGTGGGGAAGAGCCTGATTGCCGGTTTCATCCACGAAGAGAGCGACCGCCGGGACAAAGCCTTCCGCTCCCTCAACACGACGGCGATCCCGGAGACGCTCTTCGAGTCGGAGGTCTTCGGTAGCGAGCGGGGCGCCTTCTCCGGCGCGGATCAGCGCCGGATCGGGGCGTTCGAGCGGGCCGACGGGGGAACCCTCTTCCTGGACGAGATCGGCGGCATGAAAGTGGAGACCCAAAAGAAACTGCTTCGAGCCCTTCAAGACGGCACCTTCGAGAGACTGGGAGGAAGCGAAACGCTCCGGTCGGACGTCCGCCTCATCTCCGCCACCAACCAGGACCTCCAGTCGCTCATCGCCCGCGGCCTCTTTCGCAGCGATCTTCTTTACCGGATCAACGCGGAAACGGTGACGATTCCCCCTCTCCGGGAACGGCGGGAGGACATCATCCCCCTCGCGCGCGCTTTCCTGAAGAAGCACGCCCGGGAGAACCGCCGCCCGGTCCGCTCTATCTCCGACGAGGTCCTTTCCCTGTTTCTGTTCCACCATTGGCCGGGGAACGTGCGGGAGCTGGACTCCGCCATCGTGCGCGCCGTCTCCCTGTGCGACGGGGAACGGATCGAGGTGCGGGATCTGCCGGAGCACTTGAGCGCTCTCTTCCCGTCGATGGGGGCGGGTGGCTCGAGATCGAAGAAGCCGGAAGCCGATCTCGGGGCGGAGATGCGGGACATCGAGCGCGGCCGGGTTCTCGACGCGCTCCGCGGGAGCGATTGGAACAACACGGCCGCGGCGAAAAAGCTGGGCGTCCACGAATCCACGGTTCGGAAAAAGAGGAAGCAATACGGCCTCGATCGTTTCCGGCCGAAATCGTCTCCGCCGGACGACCCGTACGATCATACGAATCACTGACAGATTGACCATCCGCCCGCCACGCTCCCCGCGATCGTACTTACACTCTGATTCCTATGGAGATAGGGTCGCGGATCGGCCCGCGATGCCCCGATAAATTCGTACGCCCGTACGCCCGATTCCCCGGCGCCCGAATCGCACCCCCCGCTTTTTTTTATTCCTCGTGAAGACAAGAGGTTGCTCGGTCATCGCGACGCCCGCGCCGCACGATCCTTGCCATGACGTTCCTTCGTGCTCGTCGTGTCTGTGAAGAACCGCGGACAAAACAGGAGGTTGTCGATCATGAAGAGCCGCGCCCGATTTTCCGCAACGACGATGTTGATCGCGCTTTTCGCCTTTCTCTTCCTCTTTCTTCCGCAGATCCGTTTGGAGACGCCAGGGCAAGTTGGGGGGGGGCCTGCTATCGGGGTGATTCACGCCTATGCCGACTCGGCGGACACCCTGCATAGCCCTCCCAACCCCTGGCCGCTTCCGGACGATCCGGACGATCCGCACCCCTAAGCAAGGAGAAGGACATGCCGTCGAAGACGACAAGGTGCTTTGCAACCGGTAGGTGGTCTTGGGGGGGGAGCGGACACGTCCGCTCCTTACCCCTCGGAGGATTCAGGGACGATGCACTCGAAGCGTCGGTCCGGAACCTCCGTCGCTCCCTCGATTGCCGCGCGAACGTACTCATCACCGGAGACGTGGCGGCGGCGCGCGGTTTTTTCCGCGCCCGGCTCTCCTCGTCGCTTCGGGAAATCGGATGGCGGGATCTCAACAGAGAAGGACCGGCCATTCTCTTCTCTTCCCGCGCGGATCCGGAAGAGACGGTCTTCTTGGACAGGATCGAGCGCCTCGACAGCTGGGTGCGCGCGGCACTTCTGGATCTGCTCGAAGCGGAGAACCACGGCGGGCAAGGGGTCGTTCCCCGGCTGATCAGCGGATGCTATCGGGAATCCGTTCGATCGCTCGGGGAGGCGTGTTTAGAGCGCGCCCTCTTCTATCGGTTGGGGGCGATCACCGTCCACGTTCCTTTCCGAAAGAGAGAGATTCTGCGGCGGTTTTTCGAAGACGAGGACCGAGCACTCGTCGCGCCGGGCGCGATTCGCGGTTGACGCCTGAAAATCGGGGGCGGGAGAGCGAGGGCGCGGACCCGGCGGTGCGACACGCCTGCGTAGCGCCCCGCGCCCGCCCCCTCCGGGGGGGAAGGGCGACGGGGCGGACGAAACCATACGGACACCGAGGGAGCGGGAATGGGGGACGCGGGGGACACCGGAGCGCCACGGCGCTCCTAAAGGAGAACGGACCGGTGGGACCTGACGCGAACCTTTCGAGGAGCGAGAGCGGAGCCCGGCTCGAGGAGAAGCGGGGGCGCGACACGGAGAGGGACGAGAGGCCGCCCACGGGAGAGGCCGAGCGGCTGCGAAACGAGCTGGAGGAAACCCGGCGGACCGAGCGGAGGCTGCGGCGGCACAATCACGCATGGAGGCTTCTTTACAGAAAAAAGAAGGAAGACCTTCTCCTCGTCCGCGCGAGGCTGGAAGAGCTTCGCCGGCTGAGGAACGACTTTCTCACCTCCGTCTCCCACGAGCTTCGAACGCCGCTCACGTCGATCCTCTCCTCATCGGAGTATCTCCTTAACGGAGACGAGCCGCCGCCGAAGAGCCGGCATTGCCTGGAAATGATCCGAACGGAAGGGGAGCGGCTGAACCGGATTATCGACGAGATTTTCGAGATCACCCGGCTGGGGGGCGAAGACTTGGAGTGGCGGGACGAGACGATCGACATGGGCCGGTTCGTTCGCGGGATCGTGGAGAAGGATCTGGACAAGGAGGGGGGGGACGGGGCGGCCCTTCGGGTGGAGATCGAGTCGAACGTGCCCCGGGCGCGCGCAGACGCCAAGCGATTGGAGGCCGTGCTCCGGTATCTGCTCACGAGGGTCCGGCGCGTCTTTTCGGGAGGCGGAGAGGTGAGGATCGTCGTGGGGCGCATGCTGTGGGAGCGCGGCGGAGAGTCGCGTCCGTGGGTCCGGGTGGTGATCGGGAATGAAGGGTGGGGCGCTTCGGCGGAAGGGGAATACCGGCCGGACGTCGTGTCCATGGAGGAGAGGGGGGAGGAGGGATGGGGGCTCTCCGTCTGTCGTGACGTGATCACCCACTACGGCGGCGACCTCTGGTTCGAGAAGGCGGAGGGGAGCGCCGGGCGCGTCGTCTTCACCCTGCCCGCGGTGGGGGAGCCGCTGCCGAACCGCGACCGGGCGGAAAGGGACCGGAGCTCCGGCGCCGTGGAAGGGGCCGTGCGCCCCCGCCGTTAAGAGGCGCCGCGGGCGGTTTTACCGAATCCCTCCGCGCCGCCTCCGGCCTCCCACGGGCGGTTCTCCCTCTCCTCGATTCGGTAGACCCGGGCGATCCGGTTCGGATTCCGCCGCGGATTCATTCGGTGAATGATTCGATCCGCCAGGCTCGGCGTGACCTTTTTCTCCAGCGCCAGCCGCTTTCCGAAGGCGCGACCGAAACGCTCCACCCGCTCGTCGATTCGATCCCCGCCGTGGAAGACGATGTAATTGGGGAAGGGGAAACGGTCCCGGTTCGCGTCGATCTCCTCCCGGAGCTTCTCCTCGCTTTTTCCGACCGGATAGTTGTATAGCGGGTGGCGAAAGTCGTCGAGATAGAAGCGCGCCGCGAGCGGCGGCGCGTCCCGATCGGACTCCCAAATCAGGCCGGCCAGGTCCCCTTTTCTCGCGATCGTCACCATCGGCTCCACGGCGCTCTTCTTGGAGAAAGTGAAGGTGAGCGTCAGGAGAAGGGCCAGGTTGAGCGTCCAAAACCACGCGGTGAGGCTTGTGCGGAGCGGGTGGAGCCGCCCGCGAAGGCCGAACCGCTCTTCGATGGCGTCCCAACCGGCGGCGCCGAGCAGGAGGAGGAAGGGGAGCGCCGGGAGGATGAAGCGCTCCTGCTTGCTCGGGAATAAGGAGTGGAAGAAAAGGAAGAGGAAGACCGGCCAGAAGAGGAGCGAAGAACGCCGCCACATCCGGAGAAAACCGGCGACGAGGAGCGCGCTCACCGGCGGAATCAGCGCGGCGAGCACGAGGAGGATGTACCGGTACCAGGGACCGACGATGTAGTCGTGCCGGTGCGCGAGGTTGTACGCGATGTACATGTGAAGCGAAGCGAAGGGGTATCCCCAGGCGATGTGATCGATCAGACCGGTCGTGATTCCGACCGCGCCGATCGCGCCGGCGGCGTAGCCGAGAAAGAGGCGCCCCTCGCGGCGCAGAGCGAGAACGAGCCCCACCGGCCCGGCGATGAGCGCCGTCTGATAACGGATCGTGAAGGCGAGGCCGAACCACAGGCCCGCCGCGATTCCGTTTCGCAGGGGGCGCTCTTCCCGGCCGGTGAGTAGGCGGTCGAATCCGACGAGGAGCGCCGGAACGCACGCGAATTCGATCAGGTTGCGCACGGACATGAAGGGCATCAGCCAGAAGAGAGCGAGGAGGATTCCGGCGCGGCGGGCGACGGCGGGCCCGGCGATCCGTAACGCGATCCTATATCCATAAAGCATAGCGAGCATGGACCAGGCGGCGTGCAGCAGCCGGACCACCAACATCTTCGCTTGGGGATCGTCGATCCGGGCCGCCTCGAGGCCGCGAAAGAGAAGATAGTGAAGGCCCGGATAGACGAGGTTGCGATTCATCGGTTCGCCCAGATCGAACCAGTTTCCGCCGGGCGTGCGGTCCACCCAACGCTGGGCGATCTCGATCACCTGGAAATGGTCGTCCGACATGGCGTAGCCGGCGGAGAAAATCGCCGCCGCGAGCCGGAAGAGGGCGGCGGCGGCGAGGATCACGAGGAGCGGTCTTTTGTTCCAGAGCGCGCGCAATCGTTTCATCATCGGACGATCCTATCGCAGAGGAGCGCGCCCCTCAAGCGGGGAGGGTGGGGAGAGAAAGAAAGCGCCCCGGAGGCGGGTTCCCCCCGGGGCGCGTCGTTCGCGCGGATCGCGGGCGCCGATCAACCGCCGCGGATGAGTGCGATCAGGATCGGCAGAAGGATCAGGAAGATCCCCATCAGGCTCTCGCCGGCGATCACCCCCGAGGCGACCGGGAAGGTGTAGAGCGCGTCCCGCTTCGGCCATTTTTTCTTCACGATGTAAGCGACCACGCCGCCGAGGAACATCGAGAACCCGTAGTAAAAATGGAAGGTGAAGGCGAGGCCGAGCCCCATCGGCGAGGGGATCCACATATGGTGTTTCGAGGGGACGAGCCGGGTGAGCACCACGAGCAGGATCCCGAGGAGGCCGCCGATGACGAGCGCCGCCTGGGCGGTCGGGTGGAGCGCCCCGAGTCCCTGGGAGAGAAGGCGCGCCACCGAGGACCAGACCATGGCGGCCGGCGCGGGCCACTGGTCCGTGCCGAGAGCGGAGGCCTGCGGCACGAGCAGGTAGAACACGGGGACCGTTACCGCCGTGCCGATGAAGATCCCGGCGAACTGCGCGAGGAACTGTTTCCTCGGGTTGGCGCCGAGCACGTAGCCGCTCTTCAGGTCGATCAGCAGGTCCGAGGCGCTGTCCGCCACGCCGGCGGTGATGCAGGCCGCCATCAGGTTGATGTTCATCGTCTGCTGCGGCGCGTTGATGCGGAGCGATTTGGGGGTGATGGCGCCGTACATCAGCTGCGTCACTTTCCCCATGGCGCCCACGGGAGTCGTGTCCGTCTCGCCGGCGACCCGGCAGGCGACGAGGGCGAGGAAGAAGGAGAGAACGATCGCCAGGATCCCCATCCAGACCGGCATGCCGAAAACGAGGTAGGCGACGATGACGACGCCGATCCCGCCGACGAGCCCTCCGCCGGCGAACCAGGAGGAGGGAACCTCGATCTTCTCCATCGCCTCCTCTTCCTCGGTGAGCGCTTTGCGGCTCGACCGGGGCTTGAAGATGGCGGTGATGCCGCTGAGGGCGCGGCCGACGGCGCGCCACTGGAAGGCGAAGGCCAGAAGCCCGCTGGTCACCATGCAGGAAGCGCCCCCCCAGAGGGACCAGGAGACCATGGTGCGATAGTTCAGCGCCTCGATGACCCCCAGGTTGTGCATCCAGGGAACGAGAACGGCCCAGCAGAGAACGGAGCCGATCATGACGCTCGTCGCCACGCGGATTCCCATCAGTGCGCCGCCCGCCACCAGCAGGAGGCTTCCCTCCATGCCGACGGTGTACTGGAAGGCGCGCTCGCCGAAGATCGGGTAGGCGTAGCGGATCAGAACGAACTCCCGGGTCATCACGCCGATCTCCCGGAACATCTCGAAGCCCTCGCGGAGGAAGGCGACCGTCGCGCCGATCCCGCCGGCGATGAAAAGGGAGCGCGCGCTCTTTTCCCCCTCCTCGGCGCTCGTCACCGTCCCCTCCACGTCCGCGAGTTCCTCGAGCGCCGCTTCTTCCGCCGATTTCTTGGGGGCCCCCTCCTTTTCGGCGGGGGTCTCCTCCGCGGACTCCAACAGGGGACCCTCCAGCGCCGGCTTGTGGTCGATGTCGCTGTGGAGGCTGCGAAGGGTCATGGCGGCCGCGATCCCCGAGGGGAAGCGGAGGCGCTCGACGTTGATCATCTGCCGCTTCATCGGGATGGCGAGGGTGACGCCGAGCACGGCGAGGAAGAAGATCCACGCCGTCAACCAGCCGTAGGGAATGTGCTCCCCCGTCACCAGAAGGTAGGCGGCGATCGCCGAGACGAGCGTGCCGCCGGTGGAGTAACCCGCCGACGACGCGGTGGACTGCATGGCGTTGTTCTCGAGCACCGACATGTCCGATTTCACGATCCCCAGCTTGCGGAAGGTCTTCCAGATCGCGAAGCTGAGCACGCAGGCGGTGATCGCCACGCCGAATCCCCAACCGGTTTTCAGGCCGATGTACAGGTTGGTGAGGGAGAGGACGGCGCCGAGGCAACCGCCCATAATGACCGCCCGCCATGTGAGCTGGGGCATGTCGCCCCGGTAGTGATCACGGAACCACTGTCGTTCCAGCTCCTCCGGCGACGGTCGATGTGTCTGGGATGAGGCCATGACCGGTTCCTTTCTCGGGTGCGTGTGTACGGGTGCGCGAGACACGAGCATAACGCGGCGCTCCGCCGGTGGCAATCACCGGGACCGCCGCCGATTCCGGTTGGACCGTCCGCCCGGAAAGGGGAAAATAGGCCTGTGGATCGATCGGGCCGATCCCGGCCCGAGCCCGGAGAGGAGGGACTCATGAACGGCGCTCCCCGCAGCAGGGGAATCGGTTGGTTTTCGCGGAGCCGGTGGCGCGCGGCGCTCGCGGCGGCGCTTCTGATCGTCCTCGCCGGCGTGGTCTGGTTCGGCGCGCGTTCCGGCCGGAACGGACTCCCCCGCACGCTTACCCTCTACTGTTTTAGCGGCATGCAGGACGTGATGGAGGAAGGGGTCCTTCCCGCGTTCCGCGCGTTCTGGCTGGAGAGAACCGGAGAACGTGTGGAGTTCATCACCACCTTCGCCGGTTCGGGAACGATCTCGGACAGGATCGTGGAGCGTTTTCCCGCCGAGGTGGCGATCCTCTCCTCCGAGATGGACGCGTTCCGCCTGGCGGAAAGGGGTGTGGTCGCCGGGCCGACCTGGCGCCGGCAGCCCCGGGGAGGCGTGCTCGGCCGCTCGCCGATGGTGATTCTGGTGCGCCCCGGCAACCCGTCGGGTATCGCCGGATTCGCGGATCTCGCCCGTCCGGGGCTCGCCCTCGTGCAGCCCGATCCGCTCACCTCCGGCGCCGGGGAGTGGGGGCTCCTCTCCGTTTGGACGGCCGCGAATGGGGCTGGGGAGGAGGCGGTCGACCTCTTTCGCGGCGTCCGAAGGAACACCGCCGCCGTCGCCCCGAGCGCGCGCGAGGCGCGGGCGATCTTTCTACGCGGCGAGGGGGACGCGCTGATCACCTATGAATCCGAGGCGATCGCCCTCTCGAACCGCCTCGGTTCGGACGCGGTGGTCCGCCCCGTCCCGACCGTCGTCGCCGAGGCGGTGGTGATCGCCATCGACAAGAACGTCGCCGCTCCGCAGCGCTCGCTAGTGGATGGCTTTCTCGGTTTCCTGTGGGGCGAAGAGGCGCAGTCGATCCTGGCCGCCGGGGGCTTCCGCGCCGCGGACGACGCCGTGAACGCCCGGTTCCCCGCCCTTCCTCCCGTCGAGGGCGCGGTCACGCTGGCCGATCTGGGAGGGGCGGCGACCGTGAGAGAAAGGATCCTGGGAGAGGCTTGGGAGAGGAGCGCTTCGCCGGGGGGCCGTTGATCGGGGCGCCGGAGGGCGCGCGCTCACAAAAAGAAAGGGAGCCCCGATCGAGGGCCCCCTTTTCCATTCCGTCGAATCGCTCGAGCGCCGGCGGTTTCCTCTATTCGTCGGCCTTCTTGCGGGCCGTCTCTTTCAGTTTCTCGTTCGCCATGATCGCCACCTCGACGCGGCGGTTCTGCTGTTTCCCTTCGGACGTCTCGTTGGAGGCGACCGGTTGGGTCTCGCCGTAACCGATGGTGGTCATCCGGGCGCTCTTCACGCCGTTCTGCAGAAGGTACGCCTTGACCGAATTGGCGCGCCTCTCGGACAGGGTCTGGTTGTGCTCCTCCGAGCCGTCCGAATCGGTGTGCCCCTCGATCAGGATGTCGGTGTCCGGGTACTTGGCGAGAATGGCGCCCAGGCTGGTGATGTTTTCTTGGGCCACCGGACGCAGGTCCGATTTGTTCACGTCAAAAAGGATGCCCGAATCGAAGGTGATTTTGATCCCCTCGCCGACGCGTTCGACCCGAGCGCCTTCGAGGTCCCGCTCCATCTCCTCCGCCTGGTCGTCCATGTAATCGCCGATGAAGGCGCCCGCGGCGCCGCCGACCGCCGCGCCGATGATCGCGCCCGCGGCGGTGTTCCCGGTCCGGTGGCCGATCGCGGTGCCGAGCAGCCCGCCGGTGGTCCCGCCGATGATCGCCCCCTTCTGAGTCTGCGTGCACG contains:
- a CDS encoding sigma 54-interacting transcriptional regulator produces the protein MSRRTPPRMPAGYRVESVLKSDGERVVAIAHPADGGDRVVLKVVGPRAEEMARVRFHDVIRLQGDLVHPGICPIINVGRTPDGGVFAVYPYVKTVDPAAWTAVDRKTRFPLVVRALSEPVAFLHEHGHVHGDLKPSNILFRAEEGEIRDLLLTDFLPPLFFRGDRLGTIAGTLGYLAPEAIRGNEPDHRSDLYSLGATLHEILTGSPLFTGSAEEVAWGHLSARPRVGAPREWNLPARWNEALERLLAKSPADRPQTARDFLADFFDEKPGSGRVTVVARPPLVGRDSLLEEMRDWSSLDDRPCLALRGEKGWGKTRLLREFSLQLRLDGEKVAFLSVPEAVCDRPYEGARLLLAAISADPLRWDLGRIASSPRRSGTAGSSGELSLFRAIYRIWEERIAGFADRGGKPILVIVDNLDHFDDSSLRFFRFLLDRDGPPPVRFLASIGSVESPQLSSLLDRFEERGLLRTLMLEVLSDSDVEEWIRGVLGNGKVDPGLTREAVRRSGGVPARLEGLARRWIARGRVRRKYGSFTLSETPAPGDDAGAGEESAVGLDPAGLPPRAALLAAAVALSPIAGDAPFYRRLLGVPEEDWPVLVNALVGRGWIRIDPDPAGDRYSLKDEAFRPALAGMISADTRTKLHRAAARLRAEEEKRGVEGASLIVAHHLAGAGSFAAARRKLMKAAEGMERLFLFRDAARLYRRASAVDPGSIAPGERAKLLLRLAETRFRAGETRGARAAARLLLAWGRDRGIDRSTIIRAGLLDAWIFCNQGNPGRAEKKLRALLSPPEGLSPRDRAAILRDLGWALLDQNRKEEAGRALRSGLEALKGTRERVLKGQIFNRLGAIAYNGHDWARAITFYRRAVRVLEGTAPGEAVPPLSNLALIYYWTGRLRDARESMERTLRIARETGNLIEEARISEDLARVFARLGRWEEAGRLFHEAFVTFREYGESAHEATTLLSMGHAARERGRLVEALRLSEDGLRIGRRIVKPMRLVDGLNLLALCHIAREEPDRAEAVLAEIESLAPGGLGGRQLALNTRTRGRLARLRGSYDEAEVLFEEALRLFKSQKAKLNLVETLLMIAACRLDRGTGRSPLESLRYAERAMKREEYPLFAVRLRLLKGRYEESRGRIAEAEALYRGVVRDARRLDLRIDLAESLARLGAVFAAQGAKRRAKRRLEEAKSLYDRIRFVTPPPFLSRLLASLPGREEALGESFQTICRISEVINSRRDEEQVLAYVLDQAVDYLGAERGLILLREPDGRLLPRKARSLEGENLADVSRFSRTVFGMAERSEEPFVTDNALRDERFSGAESVASFSILSVICAPIRSRDRLIGAIYLDHRETEGVFSPRDVRILEALSHLTGIAFENARYRRLLESENEMLREEIDRREHVHDIVTESPVMKGILDRLRRAARGRMPILLLGETGVGKSLIAGFIHEESDRRDKAFRSLNTTAIPETLFESEVFGSERGAFSGADQRRIGAFERADGGTLFLDEIGGMKVETQKKLLRALQDGTFERLGGSETLRSDVRLISATNQDLQSLIARGLFRSDLLYRINAETVTIPPLRERREDIIPLARAFLKKHARENRRPVRSISDEVLSLFLFHHWPGNVRELDSAIVRAVSLCDGERIEVRDLPEHLSALFPSMGAGGSRSKKPEADLGAEMRDIERGRVLDALRGSDWNNTAAAKKLGVHESTVRKKRKQYGLDRFRPKSSPPDDPYDHTNH
- a CDS encoding glycosyltransferase family 39 protein, which gives rise to MMKRLRALWNKRPLLVILAAAALFRLAAAIFSAGYAMSDDHFQVIEIAQRWVDRTPGGNWFDLGEPMNRNLVYPGLHYLLFRGLEAARIDDPQAKMLVVRLLHAAWSMLAMLYGYRIALRIAGPAVARRAGILLALFWLMPFMSVRNLIEFACVPALLVGFDRLLTGREERPLRNGIAAGLWFGLAFTIRYQTALIAGPVGLVLALRREGRLFLGYAAGAIGAVGITTGLIDHIAWGYPFASLHMYIAYNLAHRHDYIVGPWYRYILLVLAALIPPVSALLVAGFLRMWRRSSLLFWPVFLFLFFHSLFPSKQERFILPALPFLLLLGAAGWDAIEERFGLRGRLHPLRTSLTAWFWTLNLALLLTLTFTFSKKSAVEPMVTIARKGDLAGLIWESDRDAPPLAARFYLDDFRHPLYNYPVGKSEEKLREEIDANRDRFPFPNYIVFHGGDRIDERVERFGRAFGKRLALEKKVTPSLADRIIHRMNPRRNPNRIARVYRIEERENRPWEAGGGAEGFGKTARGAS
- a CDS encoding OPT/YSL family transporter, which produces MASSQTHRPSPEELERQWFRDHYRGDMPQLTWRAVIMGGCLGAVLSLTNLYIGLKTGWGFGVAITACVLSFAIWKTFRKLGIVKSDMSVLENNAMQSTASSAGYSTGGTLVSAIAAYLLVTGEHIPYGWLTAWIFFLAVLGVTLAIPMKRQMINVERLRFPSGIAAAMTLRSLHSDIDHKPALEGPLLESAEETPAEKEGAPKKSAEEAALEELADVEGTVTSAEEGEKSARSLFIAGGIGATVAFLREGFEMFREIGVMTREFVLIRYAYPIFGERAFQYTVGMEGSLLLVAGGALMGIRVATSVMIGSVLCWAVLVPWMHNLGVIEALNYRTMVSWSLWGGASCMVTSGLLAFAFQWRAVGRALSGITAIFKPRSSRKALTEEEEAMEKIEVPSSWFAGGGLVGGIGVVIVAYLVFGMPVWMGILAIVLSFFLALVACRVAGETDTTPVGAMGKVTQLMYGAITPKSLRINAPQQTMNINLMAACITAGVADSASDLLIDLKSGYVLGANPRKQFLAQFAGIFIGTAVTVPVFYLLVPQASALGTDQWPAPAAMVWSSVARLLSQGLGALHPTAQAALVIGGLLGILLVVLTRLVPSKHHMWIPSPMGLGLAFTFHFYYGFSMFLGGVVAYIVKKKWPKRDALYTFPVASGVIAGESLMGIFLILLPILIALIRGG
- a CDS encoding substrate-binding domain-containing protein, whose protein sequence is MNGAPRSRGIGWFSRSRWRAALAAALLIVLAGVVWFGARSGRNGLPRTLTLYCFSGMQDVMEEGVLPAFRAFWLERTGERVEFITTFAGSGTISDRIVERFPAEVAILSSEMDAFRLAERGVVAGPTWRRQPRGGVLGRSPMVILVRPGNPSGIAGFADLARPGLALVQPDPLTSGAGEWGLLSVWTAANGAGEEAVDLFRGVRRNTAAVAPSAREARAIFLRGEGDALITYESEAIALSNRLGSDAVVRPVPTVVAEAVVIAIDKNVAAPQRSLVDGFLGFLWGEEAQSILAAGGFRAADDAVNARFPALPPVEGAVTLADLGGAATVRERILGEAWERSASPGGR
- a CDS encoding OmpA family protein; its protein translation is MSKRIFVFGLVGALLLAVACTQTQKGAIIGGTTGGLLGTAIGHRTGNTAAGAIIGAAVGGAAGAFIGDYMDDQAEEMERDLEGARVERVGEGIKITFDSGILFDVNKSDLRPVAQENITSLGAILAKYPDTDILIEGHTDSDGSEEHNQTLSERRANSVKAYLLQNGVKSARMTTIGYGETQPVASNETSEGKQQNRRVEVAIMANEKLKETARKKADE